A stretch of Deltaproteobacteria bacterium CG11_big_fil_rev_8_21_14_0_20_49_13 DNA encodes these proteins:
- a CDS encoding glycosyl transferase — protein MKISVLIGYFAKQGEAREALKKLRHKGFGRAALLSKGEDGKVRARRSIFGVDRKLIKYHARLLASGETVLILQEPIEKMRVPFELFLEIGEIPPALFVLHQQIKGPKLENVSPGGTSLNLSQLLEHAKSLAADHQLDPKPVKNIELLRHLEEGRKWVQWACLNLSEAGHLQQSVSPAAEWLLDNEYILESTARDIRLNLPRNFYRQLPSLANGPERGLPRIYGLARELVSHTDMRLDEENVLAFIETYQSEKTLSIGELWAVPQMLRAVLLEGIGQLAERAVSDLRERELADLWANRLITVTRRKPHQLFSIMAELSESEPNPSPCFAAQLIDYLYDEGTALVPVQGWLERTFHRTLNELTIRETNRQTKDQLSIGNAFISLRQLSLLDWKKCFETLSKVDQTLRHDPANIYSKMDFATRDMYRRAIEDLHRGSGLSEEEVAKQAVEMASEASFGPGRDELSGHVGTYLIGDRRGNLAKRVGCREALRFRFLHWAYRHHTAVYLIGISIFTAACFFFSFRFGLNAHLIWAQLLIAALLVIPASQIALETVNYLITRIFPPRTLPKMDFKVSGIPDACKTLVVVPMMLTDLETVREEAEKLEVRYLANTDNNLLFGLYSDFTDADKDHVETDAPLLHAARKGIEFLNQRYEGGRFFLFHRERKWCASEGKFIGWERKRGKLEELNRLIDGTRAPDVDPLVYVGDQDRLANIRYVITLDSDTQLPHDTARRMIETLSHPLNVARMHGTGRVRSGYSIIQPRVSPSLPSTSGAPFSRLFSDPVGIDPYTNAVSDVSQDLAGEGSYHGKGIYDVRTFSKVLSGRFPEDLLLSHDLIEGSHVRVGLASDIELYDEFPQDYLSYVKRQHRWVRGDWQIADWILPRVPKAGGGRHANVLTWFDRWKVLDNLRRSWLPATSLGFLIASWFISSQAGWIATAVVAVQLFFHSLAQPVTWATTGQGIKGVSFAKKVYDMLRVLVEAALLPYQAWLSFDATMRVFYRRCISHRRLLEWTSAQAAHGIVQAKVPVFILSLVLISSLSVFVGWALLQFRPESFQAALPWLILWFISPLFGWLLNRRPKVEQPQFMLPAEDRQFMRDVARRTWRYFTDFVNDDTSWLPPDNYQVAYQDKLAMRTSPTNIGLYLVSVLGAKDFGYVTLDDVVFKLSKTMESIAKLERYEGHLLNWYDIKTLEPLSPRYVSMVDSGNLLGSLWSMDQGLIDLIQSPLLGPQAFEGLKDAVHVLQQVIRDEKQTGFNFQVMRELMQAWKYPPDTAVGLLSLLRRTEKETGDLFKRAFDAAAPNKKIIYWIKQVEDQLVAWKNIADRYLTWIEILSEKTEGEISILDPYAVPAFRAAVQNVPSLKDIASGQIPCIASLAFIRTIAPAGDAALRDWIDRVVNAFEKSKWLANEKLDHSIILMHSVRDLSGSINMNFLYNTDRRLFSIGYNVSEGRLDRAFYDLLASEARLGSFVAIARGDIPTDHWFSMSRPYGAIGRRRVLLSWTGTMFEYLMPLLFQRSYANSLLDKSTREAVAIQMAYGSKHHVPWGISECAYGDLDIHKTHQYAAFGVPELGLKRDLAERMVVAPYATMLALNIAPQAAVKNLKRFSELGLLNDYGYYEAIDFSQQPSREGEHGVAVRTYMAHHQGMSFMALTNLLHDNSLQRHFHSDPRVRAAESLLHERIPNTPPLHHISTRERVSSVASIGDVTPAVSQFDTPHTSSPKTQLLSNSRYSLMVTNAGGGYSRWNNIEITRWRSDKTRDPWGTFCYIRDVDSNQLWCNTYQPTVGKVSDYGANFTLDRAMFRRFDHGIESETEVVVAPEDDVEIRRITLINRTMRTRRLDLTSYVELSMSTHDADIKHPAFNKLFIETEALPEEHVLLAHRRPRLSDEAPVFVAHRLTFDGEQNEDLRFETDRRRFIGRGRTIASPMGASQEPGRSQGFVLDPVLSLRKSVVLHPGKRVQVSMVLAAGESREHALSLTAKYGDVHAIDHALDLAWASAQLELRLLRIQPDDARSFQQLASHLLYPGSLLRSTSERISQNRKGQSGLWAYSISGDLPILLVAVSEARDLGLVRQLLQAHTYWRMHGLMADLVILNEEAAGYTQPLREQLEHLVQSHTAVTGVDKPGGVFLRSADIIAPEDLTLLRAVASVVMVVARGTLQQQLSAPLKAPDMPENIVLRRASKDPSAALPFMDLPFFNSVGGFTTDGREYAVYLAPGINTPAPWVNVIANPNFGTLVSETGSGFTWAGNSQRNRLTPWSNDPVTDPPSEAIYIRDEDTGVFWTPTASPIREKTAYRARHGAGYSVYEHNSHGIEQELIVFVPVNDDGGEPIKLQRLTLKNDTARTRKISVTHYAEWTLGEIRESSQSHIVTDWDSDTNILTARNFYNPDYGDKVAFAALSMNAASYTGDRTAFMGRNRSMEDPAAMERKRLSRRTGAGLDPCAALQVTLKLAPGEQVEITCMLGEANSVDEAQELVFAYRDDLHFSDSLEETKDWWNNRLGTIEIHTPELATDIMINRWTLYQNLSCRIWGRSAFYQSSGAFGFRDQLQDVMALLYSYPDLARSHILYVASRQFKEGDVQHWWQPLSGEGIRSRISDDLLWLPFVAAQYVRVTGDTGILNEIVPYLDAPLLKEDQHETIQKPVISSESGTLFEHCERAVKRGQRFGSHGLPLMGTGDWNDGMNLVGAQGKGESVWLAWFMAEVLSRMSEMAVVLKRPELGSAYIKEREAIIEHVEKSAWDGEWYLRAFFDDGSPLGSATSDEAKIDSIAQSWAILSGGGDKVRTAKALESAWNRLVSEEKGLAMLLEPPFDKAVPSPGYIKGYPPGIRENGGQYTHAALWLAMAMARSGDGTRAYKILRLLNPIEHAHDPDMVWRYGLEPYVVAADVYAAQGWMGHGGWSWYTGSASWMYRVWVEEILGLKVRGETLQIDPVIPGEWDGFKMTYRHGDAVYDIEVLNPERCEKGVAFMELDGKRIKNGVIGLSRELIKHRVVVKMGKGVV, from the coding sequence ATGAAGATCAGCGTACTGATAGGCTACTTTGCCAAACAAGGAGAGGCTCGTGAGGCGCTCAAGAAATTACGGCATAAAGGTTTTGGCCGTGCCGCGTTATTAAGCAAGGGTGAGGACGGAAAGGTCAGGGCGCGACGTTCAATTTTTGGCGTCGACCGAAAGCTCATTAAATATCACGCGCGCCTGCTTGCGTCCGGCGAGACCGTCCTGATACTGCAGGAACCTATCGAAAAGATGCGGGTTCCGTTCGAACTCTTTCTCGAGATCGGTGAGATACCACCGGCCCTTTTTGTCCTTCATCAGCAGATCAAAGGTCCGAAACTGGAGAACGTTAGTCCCGGAGGAACATCGCTTAATCTCTCACAACTTCTTGAACATGCTAAAAGTCTGGCCGCAGATCATCAACTTGATCCAAAGCCCGTTAAAAATATAGAACTGTTAAGGCACCTCGAAGAGGGGCGCAAGTGGGTGCAGTGGGCGTGTCTTAACCTTTCCGAGGCCGGTCATCTGCAACAGAGCGTGTCGCCCGCGGCCGAGTGGCTCCTTGACAATGAATATATACTCGAAAGCACGGCCCGCGACATACGGCTCAATCTTCCGCGTAACTTTTACCGGCAGCTTCCTTCCCTTGCGAACGGCCCCGAACGCGGGTTGCCTCGCATCTACGGCCTGGCTCGCGAACTCGTTTCTCACACCGATATGCGCCTAGACGAAGAGAACGTGCTCGCCTTTATCGAAACATATCAGTCCGAAAAGACGCTCTCGATAGGCGAGCTCTGGGCGGTTCCCCAGATGCTCAGGGCAGTACTGCTCGAAGGCATCGGACAGCTGGCTGAAAGGGCGGTCTCCGATCTGCGCGAGCGGGAACTGGCCGATCTGTGGGCCAACCGCCTCATAACGGTCACTCGTAGGAAACCACACCAGCTCTTTTCTATCATGGCGGAGCTCTCCGAGTCCGAACCTAACCCCAGCCCATGTTTTGCCGCTCAGCTGATAGATTACCTCTACGACGAAGGGACCGCACTGGTCCCCGTGCAGGGCTGGCTTGAAAGAACATTCCACAGGACATTGAACGAGCTGACCATTCGTGAGACTAACCGTCAGACCAAGGATCAGCTCTCGATAGGGAACGCCTTTATAAGTTTGCGTCAGCTTTCGCTTCTTGATTGGAAGAAATGTTTTGAGACACTAAGCAAGGTGGATCAGACGTTGCGGCACGATCCCGCGAACATCTATTCTAAAATGGATTTTGCCACGCGCGATATGTATCGCCGCGCCATTGAAGATCTCCACCGCGGGTCCGGCCTTTCGGAGGAAGAGGTCGCAAAACAGGCCGTCGAGATGGCTTCTGAAGCGAGCTTCGGCCCGGGGCGTGATGAGCTTTCGGGGCATGTGGGAACGTATTTGATAGGCGACAGGAGAGGGAATCTGGCCAAACGTGTCGGTTGCAGGGAGGCCCTTCGCTTCCGTTTTCTTCATTGGGCGTATAGGCATCATACCGCGGTATATTTGATCGGCATCTCCATCTTTACAGCCGCATGTTTTTTCTTCTCTTTCAGATTTGGCCTCAACGCACATCTTATTTGGGCCCAGTTGCTCATCGCCGCACTTCTTGTGATCCCAGCGAGCCAGATAGCCCTTGAAACGGTCAATTATCTTATAACGCGCATCTTTCCGCCGCGCACCCTGCCGAAAATGGACTTTAAGGTCTCGGGCATTCCCGACGCCTGCAAGACCCTTGTCGTGGTCCCGATGATGCTGACCGATCTGGAGACGGTGAGGGAAGAAGCGGAAAAGCTCGAGGTCCGCTATTTAGCCAATACGGACAACAATCTTTTGTTCGGCCTTTATTCTGATTTTACGGATGCCGACAAGGACCATGTCGAAACGGATGCGCCTTTACTTCATGCCGCCAGAAAGGGCATCGAGTTCTTGAACCAGCGTTATGAAGGCGGGCGTTTCTTTCTCTTCCACCGCGAGAGGAAATGGTGCGCCTCGGAAGGAAAATTCATCGGCTGGGAGCGAAAGCGCGGAAAACTTGAAGAGCTAAATCGTCTGATCGACGGAACAAGAGCGCCGGATGTCGATCCCCTTGTCTACGTAGGGGATCAGGACCGCCTTGCTAATATAAGATATGTGATCACCCTCGACAGCGATACACAGTTGCCGCACGACACCGCTCGCAGGATGATAGAGACGCTGTCGCATCCTCTTAACGTGGCGCGTATGCATGGCACAGGTCGTGTCCGGTCTGGCTACTCTATCATACAACCGCGTGTCAGTCCTTCACTCCCGAGCACGAGCGGCGCGCCATTTAGCAGGCTCTTCTCCGACCCCGTGGGCATCGACCCTTACACGAATGCCGTTTCCGACGTTTCGCAGGACCTTGCGGGTGAGGGCTCTTATCACGGCAAGGGTATCTACGACGTTCGAACTTTCAGTAAGGTCCTCTCCGGCAGATTTCCGGAGGACCTGCTCCTCAGCCACGACCTTATCGAAGGCTCTCATGTCAGGGTAGGACTTGCCAGCGATATCGAACTGTATGATGAGTTCCCGCAGGATTATTTAAGCTACGTTAAAAGGCAACACCGCTGGGTCCGGGGAGACTGGCAGATAGCCGACTGGATACTGCCGCGCGTTCCAAAGGCCGGCGGCGGGCGTCATGCTAACGTCCTTACGTGGTTCGACCGCTGGAAGGTGCTCGACAACCTCCGTCGCAGCTGGCTCCCCGCGACCAGTTTGGGCTTTCTCATTGCCTCGTGGTTCATCTCTTCACAGGCCGGGTGGATAGCTACTGCTGTGGTCGCCGTTCAATTGTTCTTTCACTCTCTGGCACAGCCGGTCACTTGGGCGACAACGGGGCAGGGAATAAAGGGCGTCTCTTTTGCCAAGAAGGTATACGACATGCTACGCGTGCTGGTGGAGGCGGCGTTACTTCCGTATCAGGCATGGCTTTCTTTTGATGCAACGATGAGGGTCTTTTATCGTCGGTGCATCTCCCATCGAAGGCTCCTTGAGTGGACCTCGGCACAGGCCGCGCATGGCATTGTCCAGGCCAAGGTGCCCGTCTTCATTCTTTCACTCGTTCTTATCAGTTCGTTAAGCGTGTTCGTAGGATGGGCGCTACTTCAATTCCGTCCGGAAAGTTTTCAGGCGGCGTTGCCGTGGCTTATCCTCTGGTTCATCTCGCCTCTCTTTGGATGGCTTCTTAACAGGCGGCCGAAGGTAGAACAGCCGCAATTCATGCTTCCGGCGGAGGACCGTCAGTTCATGCGGGATGTTGCGCGGAGGACATGGCGCTATTTCACTGATTTCGTGAACGATGATACCTCGTGGTTGCCGCCGGACAATTATCAGGTCGCCTATCAGGACAAGCTCGCCATGAGGACGAGCCCTACCAATATTGGACTCTATCTGGTGAGCGTGCTCGGCGCCAAGGATTTTGGATATGTCACTCTAGACGATGTTGTCTTTAAACTGAGCAAGACGATGGAGAGCATTGCAAAACTTGAGCGTTACGAAGGCCATCTTTTGAACTGGTATGATATTAAGACGCTGGAACCCCTAAGCCCCCGCTATGTTTCCATGGTGGACAGCGGAAACCTGCTCGGTTCGCTCTGGTCCATGGACCAGGGGCTTATTGATCTCATTCAGTCGCCGCTCCTTGGGCCCCAGGCATTCGAAGGGCTCAAAGACGCGGTGCATGTCTTGCAACAGGTCATCCGCGACGAAAAACAGACTGGCTTTAATTTTCAGGTCATGCGTGAACTTATGCAGGCATGGAAGTATCCGCCGGATACCGCTGTCGGGCTTCTTTCTCTCCTTCGAAGGACAGAAAAAGAGACCGGCGACCTTTTCAAGAGGGCGTTTGATGCCGCCGCACCTAACAAGAAGATAATATATTGGATAAAACAGGTTGAGGACCAGCTTGTGGCATGGAAGAATATCGCCGACCGTTATCTTACGTGGATAGAGATCTTGAGCGAAAAGACGGAAGGCGAGATATCCATACTCGACCCTTATGCCGTACCTGCATTCCGTGCCGCCGTTCAAAACGTGCCGTCGCTTAAAGATATCGCCAGCGGACAGATTCCGTGCATAGCGTCCCTTGCTTTCATACGCACCATTGCGCCGGCGGGCGACGCTGCCCTGCGCGACTGGATAGACCGGGTCGTCAACGCCTTCGAAAAGTCAAAGTGGCTTGCCAATGAAAAGCTCGATCATTCCATCATACTAATGCATTCAGTGCGCGATCTCTCCGGCTCGATCAACATGAACTTTCTGTACAATACCGACCGCCGGTTGTTCTCTATCGGATACAACGTCTCTGAAGGACGTCTGGACCGCGCTTTTTACGATCTGCTGGCGAGCGAAGCGCGCCTGGGAAGTTTCGTTGCCATCGCCCGCGGTGATATTCCCACAGATCACTGGTTCTCCATGAGCCGTCCCTACGGCGCTATCGGCCGGCGACGGGTGCTCCTCAGCTGGACCGGGACGATGTTCGAATATCTGATGCCTCTGCTCTTTCAGCGTAGCTATGCAAATTCCTTGCTCGACAAATCGACGCGCGAAGCCGTGGCCATTCAGATGGCCTACGGTTCCAAACACCATGTGCCGTGGGGGATATCTGAGTGCGCATACGGCGATCTGGATATTCACAAGACCCATCAGTACGCGGCCTTCGGTGTGCCTGAACTGGGGCTCAAGCGTGATCTGGCAGAGAGGATGGTCGTTGCGCCTTATGCCACCATGCTGGCGCTAAATATCGCTCCACAGGCGGCGGTCAAGAACCTGAAAAGATTTTCGGAGCTGGGGCTCCTCAACGATTACGGATATTACGAGGCGATCGATTTTTCCCAACAGCCAAGCCGCGAGGGCGAGCACGGCGTGGCGGTAAGAACCTATATGGCTCACCATCAGGGAATGAGCTTTATGGCGCTCACCAATCTGCTCCACGATAATTCTCTCCAGCGCCATTTTCACAGCGATCCGCGCGTGCGCGCCGCCGAGTCCCTTTTGCATGAGCGTATTCCGAACACTCCTCCGCTACATCACATCTCCACGCGCGAGCGTGTTTCTTCCGTTGCGAGTATTGGCGACGTGACGCCCGCGGTGAGTCAGTTCGATACGCCTCATACCAGCAGTCCGAAGACACAACTTCTTTCCAACAGCCGTTACAGCCTGATGGTAACGAACGCCGGCGGCGGTTACAGCCGTTGGAACAATATTGAGATCACTCGCTGGCGTTCGGACAAGACCCGAGACCCATGGGGGACATTCTGCTACATACGCGATGTGGATTCGAACCAGCTCTGGTGTAACACCTACCAGCCGACCGTGGGAAAGGTATCTGACTACGGTGCGAACTTTACGCTCGACAGGGCCATGTTCCGACGCTTTGATCACGGAATAGAAAGTGAGACAGAGGTCGTTGTTGCGCCGGAGGACGATGTAGAGATACGGCGGATCACGCTCATCAATCGTACCATGCGTACCCGCAGGCTTGATCTTACGAGTTACGTTGAGCTTTCGATGTCGACGCACGATGCGGACATTAAGCATCCGGCCTTCAACAAGCTCTTTATAGAGACCGAAGCCTTGCCGGAGGAACATGTGCTACTCGCGCATCGTCGTCCTCGTCTTAGCGATGAAGCCCCTGTGTTCGTTGCGCACCGCCTGACGTTCGATGGCGAGCAGAACGAAGACCTGCGTTTCGAGACCGACCGTAGGCGTTTTATAGGCCGCGGAAGAACTATTGCAAGTCCCATGGGGGCGTCGCAGGAGCCGGGACGCAGCCAAGGATTTGTTCTGGACCCAGTATTGAGCCTTCGCAAGAGCGTGGTGCTTCATCCGGGTAAGCGAGTACAGGTATCCATGGTGCTTGCCGCGGGAGAGTCGCGGGAACATGCGCTTAGTCTGACCGCCAAGTACGGCGACGTGCATGCCATCGATCATGCACTTGATCTTGCGTGGGCCTCCGCCCAGCTTGAACTGCGTCTGCTACGCATTCAACCTGACGACGCCCGCTCTTTTCAGCAGCTGGCAAGTCATCTTCTCTATCCCGGTTCGCTTCTTCGTTCTACATCTGAACGAATTTCACAGAATAGAAAGGGACAGTCAGGCCTCTGGGCCTATTCAATCTCCGGGGACCTTCCTATTCTCCTTGTCGCAGTCAGTGAGGCGAGGGACTTGGGGCTTGTAAGGCAATTGCTTCAGGCCCACACATATTGGCGGATGCACGGGCTGATGGCGGATCTCGTCATTCTTAATGAAGAGGCCGCCGGCTACACCCAGCCGCTACGCGAACAGCTTGAACATCTCGTTCAGTCTCATACCGCGGTCACGGGTGTGGATAAACCGGGCGGAGTGTTCCTTCGCAGTGCGGATATCATTGCGCCGGAAGACCTCACGCTTCTTAGGGCCGTGGCGAGCGTTGTGATGGTTGTGGCACGCGGCACACTCCAGCAGCAATTGAGTGCGCCTCTCAAGGCCCCCGACATGCCGGAAAATATAGTTCTAAGGCGTGCTTCAAAGGATCCTTCGGCCGCACTCCCGTTCATGGATCTCCCATTCTTTAACAGCGTTGGAGGTTTTACCACCGACGGCCGTGAATACGCCGTCTATCTTGCTCCGGGGATCAATACACCGGCACCTTGGGTAAATGTGATCGCTAACCCGAACTTCGGCACGCTCGTAAGTGAAACGGGTTCGGGATTTACTTGGGCCGGCAACAGTCAGCGCAATCGTCTGACCCCATGGTCGAACGATCCGGTCACAGATCCTCCTTCAGAGGCTATCTATATTCGTGACGAAGATACCGGCGTCTTCTGGACGCCGACCGCGTCGCCTATTCGCGAAAAGACCGCGTACCGCGCCAGACACGGTGCCGGATATTCTGTCTATGAACATAACAGCCACGGCATAGAACAGGAGCTGATAGTATTCGTTCCTGTGAATGACGATGGCGGAGAGCCGATTAAGCTGCAAAGGCTCACACTTAAGAACGATACCGCAAGGACGCGAAAGATCTCTGTGACCCATTATGCCGAGTGGACGCTCGGAGAGATCCGCGAATCATCGCAGTCCCATATCGTCACTGACTGGGACAGTGATACGAATATTCTGACGGCACGCAATTTCTATAATCCAGATTATGGCGACAAGGTAGCCTTTGCCGCCCTGAGCATGAACGCCGCTTCATACACCGGTGATCGCACCGCCTTTATGGGAAGGAACCGGTCCATGGAAGACCCTGCGGCGATGGAGAGAAAGAGACTCTCTCGCCGGACGGGCGCCGGGCTTGACCCTTGTGCCGCGCTTCAGGTCACATTAAAACTTGCCCCGGGCGAACAGGTCGAGATCACCTGCATGCTGGGTGAGGCTAACTCGGTTGACGAGGCTCAGGAGCTGGTCTTTGCCTATCGCGACGATCTCCATTTTTCGGACTCCCTTGAAGAGACGAAGGACTGGTGGAACAACCGGCTTGGAACTATCGAGATACACACGCCGGAGCTGGCCACCGACATTATGATCAACCGGTGGACGCTCTATCAAAATCTTTCCTGCCGCATATGGGGACGTTCCGCGTTCTATCAATCAAGCGGAGCTTTCGGGTTCCGCGATCAGCTTCAGGACGTTATGGCCCTCTTGTACTCGTATCCGGACCTCGCGCGCTCACACATTCTTTACGTTGCAAGCCGCCAGTTCAAGGAAGGGGACGTTCAACACTGGTGGCAACCGCTTAGCGGAGAAGGGATCCGCTCTAGGATATCCGACGACCTTCTGTGGCTCCCCTTTGTGGCCGCCCAGTATGTCAGGGTCACCGGCGATACGGGGATCCTGAATGAAATTGTCCCGTATCTCGATGCGCCGTTACTTAAAGAGGACCAGCACGAGACCATCCAGAAACCGGTGATATCATCCGAGAGCGGCACGCTCTTCGAACATTGCGAGCGCGCGGTAAAACGCGGCCAGAGGTTCGGTAGCCATGGATTGCCCCTGATGGGGACGGGTGATTGGAACGACGGAATGAATCTTGTAGGGGCCCAAGGGAAGGGCGAGAGCGTTTGGCTCGCATGGTTCATGGCGGAGGTCCTTAGCCGCATGTCGGAGATGGCAGTGGTCTTGAAACGTCCGGAACTGGGTAGCGCCTATATCAAAGAACGTGAAGCGATCATTGAACACGTTGAAAAATCTGCATGGGACGGAGAGTGGTATCTAAGGGCGTTCTTTGACGACGGTTCGCCGCTTGGTTCCGCAACGAGCGATGAAGCCAAGATCGATTCAATAGCCCAATCGTGGGCCATTTTAAGCGGCGGCGGCGATAAGGTACGCACAGCGAAGGCCCTAGAGTCGGCGTGGAACCGACTTGTTAGCGAGGAGAAAGGTTTGGCAATGCTACTTGAACCGCCGTTCGACAAAGCGGTCCCTTCACCGGGATATATCAAGGGATATCCGCCGGGTATCCGTGAGAACGGAGGCCAGTATACCCATGCCGCTCTATGGCTTGCCATGGCCATGGCGCGCAGCGGAGACGGAACCCGTGCTTATAAGATACTCCGACTCTTAAATCCCATAGAACACGCGCACGACCCGGACATGGTCTGGCGTTACGGGTTGGAACCTTACGTAGTGGCGGCGGATGTCTATGCCGCCCAGGGATGGATGGGACACGGCGGCTGGAGCTGGTACACAGGTTCGGCGTCGTGGATGTACCGCGTCTGGGTGGAAGAGATCCTCGGACTCAAGGTGCGAGGCGAAACGTTGCAGATCGATCCGGTCATTCCGGGAGAATGGGACGGATTTAAGATGACCTACCGGCACGGTGATGCGGTCTATGATATAGAGGTCTTGAACCCGGAACGCTGTGAGAAGGGCGTTGCTTTTATGGAGCTCGATGGCAAGCGCATTAAAAATGGAGTGATAGGGCTAAGCCGTGAACTTATCAAGCATCGTGTTGTTGTGAAAATGGGAAAAGGCGTGGTATGA
- a CDS encoding aconitate hydratase (Catalyzes the conversion of citrate to isocitrate) has translation MNITEKILRAHLLEGEYKDGATIGIKIDQTLTQDATGTMAFLQFEAIGLKKVRTELSLSYVDHNTVQMGFENPDDHAYLADVAAKHGVLYSRCGNGICHQVHLERFARPGKTLIGSDSHTPTAGGVGSLACGAGGIDVAAAMAGAPYYIQVPKVVNIVLSGRLPPWTSAKDIILKVLSILTTKGNVGTVIEYSGDAIAHLTVPDRATITNMGVELGVTTSLFPSDAQALKFLKAQNRESDFVELLPDSDASYHRTINIDLSELEPLAAGPHSPDNVMPVGSLAGLKVSQVCIGSCTNSSYKDIDTVAKMLDGRVVHKDVSLVIVPGSRQVLEMAAGSGALAKFVSAGARIVEPSCSFCIGMGQSPKSGGVSVRTNNRNFEGRSGTKDAKIYLVSPEIAVLVALHGEFVDPSKFGIPPRAEMPKKFLINDNMVVWPPKDGQEVTIRRGPNIGDPPTIGEYPKDLTAKVAIVVGDKITTDHIIPAGQRMKFRSNIKAYSQYVFETVDPTFHDRCKENLKGGFNNAIVGGLSYGQGSSREHAALCPAYLGVRTVFAGSIERIHFANLINFGILPLIFEEGAARPSAGDVVVVENIRNKIVKDRVISVLNKTKGNSFNVICDLSDRQRRIVLAGGLLNFIKGGMT, from the coding sequence ATGAACATCACAGAAAAAATATTAAGGGCGCACTTGCTTGAGGGTGAATATAAGGATGGTGCCACCATCGGTATTAAAATAGACCAAACACTGACACAAGACGCCACCGGAACGATGGCGTTCCTGCAGTTCGAGGCGATAGGGCTGAAAAAGGTCCGGACCGAGCTGAGTCTGAGCTACGTTGATCACAATACGGTTCAGATGGGTTTTGAAAACCCGGACGATCATGCCTATCTGGCCGATGTTGCGGCAAAACACGGTGTCCTTTATTCACGATGCGGTAACGGGATATGCCATCAGGTTCATCTGGAAAGATTCGCTCGCCCCGGCAAAACTCTCATTGGCTCGGACAGCCATACTCCGACAGCCGGCGGTGTGGGGAGCCTTGCCTGCGGAGCGGGCGGAATAGATGTGGCTGCCGCCATGGCGGGGGCACCGTATTACATTCAGGTGCCGAAGGTGGTGAACATCGTCCTTTCCGGACGTCTTCCACCATGGACATCCGCAAAGGATATAATCTTAAAAGTCCTTTCAATCCTGACCACTAAGGGAAACGTTGGTACGGTTATCGAATATTCGGGAGATGCGATAGCGCATCTTACCGTTCCCGATCGCGCCACAATAACGAACATGGGGGTGGAACTGGGCGTCACAACTTCGCTCTTTCCGTCCGATGCACAGGCGCTGAAATTTCTGAAGGCGCAGAACAGAGAGTCGGATTTCGTCGAACTATTGCCCGACAGCGATGCGTCATACCACAGAACGATCAATATCGATCTGTCGGAGCTTGAGCCTCTCGCCGCAGGACCTCATAGCCCCGATAATGTAATGCCGGTCGGAAGCCTTGCCGGGCTTAAGGTAAGTCAGGTCTGCATCGGCAGTTGCACCAATTCGTCATACAAGGACATTGACACGGTTGCAAAGATGCTGGACGGCAGGGTCGTTCATAAGGATGTCAGCCTTGTCATTGTGCCCGGTTCAAGGCAGGTATTGGAAATGGCAGCAGGGAGCGGGGCGCTGGCGAAATTTGTCTCTGCCGGGGCAAGGATCGTCGAACCGAGTTGCAGTTTTTGCATCGGGATGGGGCAATCTCCGAAAAGCGGCGGGGTCTCTGTCAGGACGAACAATCGCAACTTTGAGGGTCGCTCCGGCACAAAGGACGCCAAGATCTATCTTGTGAGCCCGGAAATAGCGGTGCTTGTGGCTCTGCATGGCGAATTCGTTGACCCTTCGAAATTTGGCATCCCTCCCCGCGCGGAAATGCCGAAAAAATTCCTGATAAACGATAATATGGTAGTCTGGCCGCCGAAAGATGGGCAAGAGGTTACGATCAGGCGGGGTCCGAACATCGGCGATCCGCCGACGATCGGTGAGTATCCAAAGGACCTGACAGCAAAGGTGGCGATAGTCGTCGGCGATAAGATCACCACCGATCATATTATTCCTGCCGGCCAGAGAATGAAGTTCCGTTCGAATATCAAGGCCTATTCGCAATACGTCTTTGAAACGGTTGATCCGACGTTTCACGACCGATGCAAGGAAAATCTGAAGGGCGGTTTTAACAACGCCATAGTCGGCGGCCTGAGTTATGGACAGGGTTCATCCCGCGAACATGCCGCCCTGTGCCCGGCGTATTTGGGCGTGCGAACGGTTTTTGCAGGTTCTATCGAACGCATCCATTTTGCGAACCTGATCAACTTCGGGATACTTCCGCTCATATTCGAAGAAGGTGCCGCAAGACCTTCTGCCGGCGACGTGGTCGTTGTCGAGAACATCAGAAATAAGATAGTCAAGGATAGGGTTATTTCCGTTCTCAACAAGACCAAGGGAAATAGTTTTAATGTGATCTGCGATTTGTCCGACCGTCAACGGAGGATCGTGCTGGCCGGCGGGTTGCTCAATTTTATAAAGGGAGGAATGACATGA
- a CDS encoding DNA topoisomerase III has product MPEKKNAGFMKPLQPDAALAAVVGDKPLPRTEVVKSLWVYIKKNGLQDANNKRNINADEKLKLVFGGKSQVNMFEMTKLVSAHLK; this is encoded by the coding sequence ATGCCAGAAAAAAAGAACGCAGGATTCATGAAGCCGTTGCAACCGGATGCGGCGTTGGCCGCGGTCGTAGGGGACAAACCGTTGCCCAGAACGGAAGTTGTTAAAAGTCTTTGGGTCTACATCAAGAAGAACGGTCTTCAGGATGCCAATAACAAGCGCAACATCAACGCAGACGAAAAACTGAAACTGGTGTTCGGCGGCAAATCACAGGTTAACATGTTCGAGATGACGAAGCTCGTTTCCGCTCATCTGAAGTGA